The Algoriphagus halophilus sequence CTCCCAAAATCCATGAAGCAATACCACGATTTAATGAGAAAAATCCTTGAAGAAGGAACTCAAAAAGGCGATAGAACCGGTACAGGAACCAGAAGTATATTTGGTCATCAAATGCGTTTTGATTTATCTGAAGGATTCCCTTTAGTCACTACCAAAAAACTACATTTGAGATCTATCATTGTGGAATTGTTATGGTTTTTAAGAGGGGATTCGAACATCGGCTATTTGAAAGAAAATAAAGTCTCTATTTGGGATGAATGGGCTGATGAAAATGGGGATTTAGGTCCTGTATATGGATATCAATGGAGACATTGGCCTGATGGAAAAGGGGGAGAAATTGACCAAATCAAAAATTTGATCCATCAGATCAAAACCAAGCCGGATAGTAGAAGGCATATTGTCAGTGCCTGGAATGTTGCCGATGTGGACCAAATGGCGCTACCACCTTGTCATACCATCTTCCAATTCTATGTAGCCGATGGGAAACTCTCTTGCCAATTGTACCAAAGAAGTGCAGATGTGTTTTTGGGTGTTCCTTTCAATATTGCCTCTTATGCCTTATTTACTATGATGATCGCTCAGGTCTGCGACCTGAAGTTGGGAGATTTTGTCCATACGTTTGGTGATGCACATTTGTACTCCAATCATATTGAGCAAGCAGAATTACAATTAAGTAGAGAACTAAGACCACTTCCAACCATGAAAATCAATCCGGAAGTGAAAGACATTTTCTCTTTTAAATTAGAAGATTTTGAATTAGTGGGATATGATCCCCATCCACATATCAAAGCGGCCGTGGCCGTGTAGCATCCTGAGAATCCACATTTCTTTGATGCGCATTAAAAAAGCCCTTGGGAAGATTTTTTCCCAAGGGCTTTTTGCACTATTCGAGTATTGAAAGGAACCGATCCAATTCGGTTTGATTATTCCAAATGAGTGTATGGGAATGTCCAAAATGACTGAAAAACATGGCGTACTCATTCGACTTGATACAATGAGCAGTTTTTGAATTTCCCTCCAGATTATATTTTTCAAGGAAGCTGTTCACCAATTGACGGTGAAAATCACCATAATCATATTTTCTGGTGAAAACCGCAAAGGTTTCTCCGTCTACTTGGTACACATAGATGCTCACCGAACGATGTTGATGCTTGGTCACATATCGCTTCACCAGGTAGTTGTTATGATTCACCCTAAAGGTGGCTTCATGGGTAGGTATCAATTGCTCCACTGAAAAATTTTTCTTTTCCCAACAGGGTTTAAAATTCACCTGTTTTAAAGATTGAATGGGGGATTTAAGAAGCTCATGCTTGATACTTCTTAAAGGGGCTAAAGGGTCTAAGGTTGAAAACTTTTTTTGACATGCCAGCTTTACCTCTATTTCCCCTAAGGTTAGCTTTTTGATCTTGTAGCCAGTGACAATGGATTTAATTTTGTTGTACATGAAAAGTAAATGATAAAATGGGTAATAGAATTAACCATAAATATAAATTAAAAAGCACTTAATGTCATTAAAAATGTAATTTAAAAACTAATTGCTTGTTTATTAGGTATAAAAAAAAGGGTCTGGAATGTTTCCAGACCCTTTATATCAACGGATCTTTTTCTAGTTAATTGTCACTCAGTTCATATTTGAGTGTTTTCCCTTTCTCTACAGCAGGAAGTCCTTCGGTCATCCACAAAGGAGCAGGTGCTCCTTTCAGGTAATGATCAAAGAATTGGCTTAATCTCATTGACAAATCCTTGCGATTTCTACGATTGACCAAATTGTGGTCTTCCCCGTTGTACTGTAATAACCAAGCAGGTTTACTTAATCGCTTTAATGCCATAAACATTTCTATCCCTTGATACCATGGAACGGCTCCATCTTCATCATTATGCATGATCAATACAGGGGTTTCTACTCTATCCATAAAAAACAAAGGTGAATTCTCTATGTAATAAAGTGGCTTCTGCCATAAAGTACCACCAATTCTTGACTGGGTCTGTTCATACTGAAACATCCTACTCATACCGGTACCCCAACGGATCCCACCATAGGCAGAAGTCATGTTGACTACTGGGGCTCCAGCTCCTGCAGCTTTGAACATATTGGTCTGTGTAATTAAATAGGCCACTTGATATCCACCCCAACTCTGACCTTGAATGGCCATATTATCTGCATCAACAAATCCTTTTGCAACGACTGCCTGGACTCCAGGAATGATACAGTTATAGGCACTTGGTCCGGGTAATCCCAACTCATACTTGATATCCGGAACAAACACGACATATTCATTGCTTACAAAATAGGGGATGTTGATGGTGGAAGCACTAGGAGCCGGTGAGCGATAGGAATATAGTCCATCACTACTTCTTTCATAAAAATAGACCATCATCGGATACTTCTTAGTAGGATCAAAGTTTTCAGGTTTGAACAAGATCCCTTGAAGTGGGGTGCCGTCATTGGCCAAATAAGAAACCAATTCGGAAGTACCCCAATTAATCGTGGCTTGCTGGGGATTCAGGTTG is a genomic window containing:
- a CDS encoding thymidylate synthase — its product is MKQYHDLMRKILEEGTQKGDRTGTGTRSIFGHQMRFDLSEGFPLVTTKKLHLRSIIVELLWFLRGDSNIGYLKENKVSIWDEWADENGDLGPVYGYQWRHWPDGKGGEIDQIKNLIHQIKTKPDSRRHIVSAWNVADVDQMALPPCHTIFQFYVADGKLSCQLYQRSADVFLGVPFNIASYALFTMMIAQVCDLKLGDFVHTFGDAHLYSNHIEQAELQLSRELRPLPTMKINPEVKDIFSFKLEDFELVGYDPHPHIKAAVAV